The Nisaea sp. DNA segment CGGCGGTAGAAGCCCCTTGCCGACAACGCGCAGCGCGGTAATCAATATCCGGCCGCCCGGCACGAGATGGCCGAAGCGTTGCGCGTATTCCTGCTCGAAAGCGGCCCGGATCTCCTCCGCGCTATCCTGAGGTGCAACCGGGATGCGAAGGTCCCATTGCTGGCCGTCATAACGCAGGTCAAGCTCCCGCTCGGTCCGCATCTCCGCGGCGGCAAAGCCTTCGTCCGAAAGCAGGCTCCGCGCCCTGTCCTCCAGGGCTGCGTAACGCGCCTCGACCGGTTGTTCCGGGATCGTATCGAGATCCTGGAAATGCACGTCCATGAAATCCTGCCGGACGTCGGAATGCAGCATGCCGAGGGCGCAGAAGGCACCGGCCTGACGCGGCACATAGACGGCCGCGCAGCCGAGACGGCGGCCGACCGGCGCCCCGTGCATCGGCCCGGCCCCGCCACAGGCAACCAGCCGGAAGCGGCGCGGATTCTGCCCGCGCTGCACCGAGATCCGCTCCACTGCATGCAACAGGTTCTGTTCCACCAGCCGGATGATCCCGGCAGCCCCGTCCTCGACCGAAAGTCCGAGCGGCTCCGCCACCCGCGTCCGCACGGCGGCGCGGGCTTTCTCACGGTCGAGAGTGACGGACCCGCCGGCATAGGCACCGGGCTTCAACCGGCCGAGCACGAGATTGGCGTCGGTCACCGTCGGCTCCGTCCCGCCATGCCCGTAGCAGGCCGGGCCCGGACGGGCGCCCGCGCCTTCCGGTCCGGCGAACAGCATGCCCGCGCCGTCGACCCCGGCAATGGTGCCGCCCCCGGCGCCGACCGTGTGGATATCGACCGACGGTATGACAAGGTCGTAATCGGCGACCGAAAGCTCGTCGGTGATGGCGATCCGGCCCGCGCCCATCAGCATGACGTCACAGCTGGTGCCGCCGATCTCCATGGAGAGAAGATCGTCATGCCCCGACACCTCCGCCAGATGCCGCATGGAGCCAACACCGGCGGCCGGGCCGGAAAGGATCAGGTTCACCGGGCGTTCGGCAATTTGTCCGACTGAGACCGCGCCGCCGTTCGACTGCAGCATGAAAAGCTTGTGGCGAAGACCGCTATCCGCCAGCGTCGCCTCCAGCTCCTGCAGATAGCCGACCACGCGCGGCGCCACATAGGCGCTGACCACCGTGGTCGAGCTGCGCTCGTATTCTCCGATGATCGGGGCGACGGCGCTGGACCGGGCGATCCAGTCTCCGCCCCAGCTTCCTGCCAGCACCTCGGCCGCAGCCTCCTCGTGCGCCGGGTTGGCAAAGGCATTCAGCAGGCATATCGCTACCGCCTCCACCCCCTCCGCCCGGAACCGTTCGCCGACGGCCCGGACCTGGTCGAGGTCGAGCGGCGCCAGCTCCTTCCCGTGCGTGTCCAGCCGGCCGGCGACCGGTCGGCGCAGATAGCGCGGCACCAGCACCTCCGGATAAGGCGTCCGGTGATCCCAGGGGTTGGTCCGTATACCCCGTCTGATCTCCAGCGAATCCCGGAAGCCCTCGGTGGTCAGCAGCCCGACCCGCACCCCCTTGCGCTCCAGCAACGTATTGGTCGCCACCGTCGACCCGTGCGCGAAAAAGGCGCATTGGCCAAGGAACTCGGCCTCCGACAGCCCCAGATCCGCCGCCGCCTTCGCCACGGCGTTCATCACGCCACGGGCCGGGTCCGACGGCACCGACGGCACCTTGAAGACATGCAGGGCGCCATCCGCTCCCGCTATCACCATATCCGTAAAGGTGCCCCCGACATCGACGCCGATCCGCCAGGGGGCTTTCAGAGAAATCATCAGAAAGGACTTTCGGGGCTGGTCAGAAAAACGGGCACCAGTCTGACCGCGTGACAATGGATAGTGCAACGGCTGCGTTCGCGGTCCGTCAGCACCTATTTGCCGAGCAAACTCCCGTATCCCTCGACTTCCGTCCGAACACCCGCCAACCGCAGACAATGCCAGAGGCTGGCCTGGTTGGCCGTGATCACCGGTCGCTGCAGATCCTCCTCCAGCGCTTCGATGATCCCGACGCAGCGGAAGCCCGTGCCAAGGATGAGCACGCCGTCGGCCTCAACCGGGCAGGCGGCCCTGATCTGGCTGTAGAGTGGTTCGATCTGCTGCTCGAACCCGAGACCCATCGGGTACATGTCGCCGGTCGGCACGTCACGCCAGCCCGGTCCCGGATCGTAGCGCAGCATGCCGGCGGGCTCGATGCCGTGGTCGCGGAAATAACCGAGGCCGACGGCGAGCGTGGCGTCGTTGAACCAGGGCGGCAGGACCAAAAACGGGTTTTTGATTTCAGACGCTTTCAGAGCGGCAAAACAGTCGAGAGCGTTGGTCGTGACCGGGATGTCCGGGCCGATGATCTCCGCGAGCCCCGCCACCACGGCCTCGTCCCAGCCCTTGCCGCCAACCAGGCTGCTGGAACTGTGGCCGAGCACCACCGCCGACAGGCGCATCGAGGCAAACTGCCGCGCCCCGTGCGCCAGATCTTCCGACAAGGCAACACGGGACCGGTCTGCATCCCAGGCAGCCCAAGGCGAGGGCGCGGTGACGCGGGCGGCATGAACAGAGACATGGGGCGGCAGCATTGCCCACCATTCCGCCTCCGGAACGGCCTCGCTGCTGACAATGAACATGCCGATACGGGCTTTCCAGCCCCAATTGTCGCGTGCTGTCATGCGCCGCTCCCCCCTCTGATTTTTTACCCGGCGAACACTGCCTTTGAGGCCGCCAGCGCGCCGTCTTTGTCCGCCTTGGCGCCAAGATCACTCAACGCAGCAGCGATTTGTTCAAGGTCGGTCAGGATATCCGCCTCATCGACCCAGCCCATAGTGCCGATACGGACCAGACGGTCCTTCAGATCCTCGAAGCGGGTCCCGGCGATCATGCAATTATACCGCTCCGCCAGATGATCGATCAGCGCCGGGGCGGAAACGCCGTCCGGCGTTTTCACCACGACCAGTGTCGGGCTTGGCGTTCCTGTCGGGAAGACCGAGAAGCCGAGCGCTTCAAGCCCGGCGGTGAGCGCACGGTTAAGCCGCAGATGCCGTGCCAGTGTCGCGTCCAGCCCCTCCTCGCCGATCATGGTCAGGGCCTCGTCGAGGGCATTGAGCATGGCAACCGGCGCCGTATAGGTCGGCTCGCCCTTCTCCGCCATCGGCCGGAAGCGGCGATAGTCGAAATAACCGCGCGGGCCGCGATCGTCGCGCTCGATGATGCCCCAGGCCTTCTCGCTGATGCTGGCAATGCCGAGGCCCGGCGGGCACATCAGGCATTTCTGCGAGGCGGAGAGAACGACATCGACACCCCATTCATCCGCCCGCATCTCGGCCCCGCCGAGACCGCTGACACTGTCGCAGACCAGAACAGATTCCGTTTCCGCAACGATTCCGCCGAGGGATTTCAGATCGGTCAGCGCGCCGGTCGAGCTTTCGCTATGCACCGTCACGACGGCGGCATAGCTCTTCTCCCCGAGCGCCCGGCGCACACCATCGAGATCGATCGGGTCGCCAACCGCCGTGACCACCTCGTCCACCTCGGCGCCAATGCCTTCAGACAGCCGCCGGAACACAGGCCCCCACTGGCCATTGGTCGCGATCAGCACCCGCTGACCGGGTCCAGCGACGTTGATGATGCCAGATTCCATGGCGCCAATGCCGGTCGAGGAGAAGATAAAGGGCGGAACGCCGGAACGGCCCAGGATCGGTTGCAGCCTGTTCTGGATCGCCTTGAAGCGGGCCAGGAATTCGGGCCCGCGATGGGCGATCATCGGCTGTGCGGCGGCTTGAAGGACGCGGCTGGGAACGGCTGTGGGGCCAGGCAGACGAAGGCGGTAGGGCAGCGAAGCCCCGGTGCTGGAGGCGGACATGGTTTTGCTCATGAAATGGATCGTGGAACGAAGCGACCCGAGCATGGAACCAGCGCCGGCACGTCAGCGCAAGGGGACAGTCCGGAAAGAGAATCCAGCGATGACGGCATGGACCGCAGTCACACGGCCAAAGTCGCACTGGCCGCGATCAAAGCATCAGGAAGTCGTCGGCGCTCTGGATCAGGGGTTGGCTCGCCGCATCAAACCGGACGGGCTCAGCGTCAGCAGGAACGGCCTCAGTCTCCCGGTCCGTTTCCCGGCGGAGCAGACCGATCTCGCCCAAGCTGTCTTCGGCAGCAACCGGGGTCGCGTCCATGCCGCGTATGGCGGCGTGCATGGGAGAGCCCTCAAGTCCGGCACGCCGGGCAGCAGCGGCGACCGTATCAACCAGTTCTATGCCGTAGAGATCCGCACCATAGAGATCCGCGCGGGCCGGCTGGACCAGCGCATCCGCGTCGATCGCACCCCGGTCGTCTTCCCCTCCATAGGCCGCAACCAGCCGTCCTATCGCAGCGGCGGTGCCATCCGCGTCCAGCCCGGCAACAACACTTCCTGTCTCAACCACGATCTCGTCCGGCTGCGCATCTCTTGCCTCGGGCAAAAGCGAGCCTGTATCCCGCAGATGTGACGGGTCGGAGGCCCGCCGGTATCCTTTGAAGTCCTCGCCGTCCAGATTCCGCGCAATGACCCCGCGCGACCAGTCGCCCGGTGCAACTCCTTGCTGCCAGAATCCGAAACTGTGCATCTGAAAACCGCCGGCGCCCGAAGGCGCGGAGATCCCGGACATGTCCGGTAAGCCGGAGTCCAAATTTTCGGCAAATGCCATCGGCAACTGCTTCCGTCCCTGAAATCAACCTGTGCCATACGGCAAAGTGGACAGAAGCAAAATCCAGACCAATAAAAACCAACCCAAGGTAAGCCGGCACCTCAGGCGGCCGGAAAACCGGTCAAAATCTGGGGTTCGCGAAGATTGCGTCGAGCCGCCCTTTCAGCTTCTTCAGGGTCAGTGGCTTGATGATAAACGCATCGACACCCGCCGCGACGGCCTCCTGGACCGTTTCCGATTCATTGTGAGAGGTCAGGAATACGATCGGAATTTCCCGCACGGCGGCAGATTTCGTCCGGCGCAATGCCTTCAGGAAGGCCATGCCGTCCATCGGCTGCATCTCAATATCGCAGAGGATCAGACCCGGCAACTTCGCGACACACGCCTTGAGACCTTCTTCCCCGTCTCCGGCCTCACGGATCACCGGAAAGCCGAGAACCTGGAGCGCCTGGACAATCAGAGAACGCTGGAACTCGTCATCCTCGACGACGAGGACATCAATCTCTTCGTATTGATTTTCACCGCGGCTGGTCACGTTTCCGCCTTTCCTTCATTCGTCCGATAGGCTGCAAGCGCTTTGCGCAATGTCTGCGCCTCCTGCTGCAGGGAGGCAAAATCTTCAGGGTCAGGGGTACCTCCATTACGGCGAAAGAGGGTTTCAAGCTCCCCCGCAGCAGCTGCCAACCGGACAGCCCCTACCGCAGCGGCAGCGCCTTTCAGCTTGTGGGCTTCACCGGCAATATCGGCCGGTTTTGCCCCGACCTGCAGTAGCTTCAGAGACTCTTCCAGCCGGACGGCAAAGCGGGAGAGAGCCTGCTCAAGCATGGACTGATCTCCGCCGCACATTTCTGCCAGATCTCTTGTGTCGAGCACGGCCGGATCAGGCAAGGCGGCTTCACGGTCTGGCAGCTCTCCCGAACCAAACACATCGCCACCGGAACCGGGAGCCAGCGCGCGGGCCAGCACGCGAAGAGAAACCGGCTTGATCAGAACCTCATCTGCACCGGCGTCACGGGCCAGCGCGACATCTTCGGGAAGTCCCGCCGCCGTCATGATCAGCAGCCGTGCCTCGGCCCGTGCCGCCAACGCCTCGGCACGCAAGGCCCGCAACAGGCCAAGACCGTCCAGTTCAGGCATATGCCAATCCGTAATAAGCACATCCCATTTTCCCGGATTCTGCCGCCAGCGCTCCAGGGCCTCAGCACCATTTTCCACAATGGTCGCGGAACAGCCAAACTGCTCCAGTTGCCGTCCCATGACCCAGCGGTTGGTCTCGTCATCGTCCGCCACCAGAACAGACAACGACAGTTGCGGCGTTTCGAAGATGTCCTGCGCGGCGGATGCAGCCGCCTCCGAACTCTCCGGCAGCGGCAGGACGAGCCGGAACGCGCTGCCACGGCCGGGTGTACTCGTCACGGAAATATGACCGCCCATAAGGTCGGCCAGCTGTCGTGTGATGGCGAGCCCGAGACCAGTGCCACCGAACCGTCTTGTGGTCGAGGAATCCGCCTGCTCGAATGGCTTGAACAGGCGGTCCAGATCGGCCCTCTCCATGCCGAGTCCGGTATCCGTCACCGAAATGGATATACCGTCCTTCACCGCCTTATCCGGTTGCAGACTGACGGTGACCTTTCCAGACTCCGTGAACTTGATCGCATTGCCGACCAGATTGAGCAGAATTTGCCGCAGCCGCGCCTCGTCTCCACACACGACATCGGGAAGATCCCGCGCAATCACCAGATCGAGCGAGATCGACTTGCGTGATGCCGCGGGCCTCAAGACTGCAACCGCCTGCCCCGCCATTTCGGCAAGGGAAAATGGCGCAATCGAAAGATCAAATTTGCCGGCCTCGATCTTAGACAGGTCGAGTATCTGGTTCAGCAGTTCCAACAGCGCTCCGGCGGACCGGCGGATGACCGTGAGCATGTCGCGCTGACCCGCGTTCAGCGGCGTGCGCTCGAGTAATTCCAGCGTAGCCAGGACACCGCTCATCGGCGTCCGGATCTCATGGCTCATCGTCGCCAGAAAACTCGACTTCGCGGCGTTGGAAGCCTCTGCCGCCCGGCGCGCGAGCGCCAGGGAATTCTCCCGCTCGGACCGATAGGCGGCATTGCGCCACACAAAGGCTATGGCAATGCCGCCGGAAAACAGGATGAGGGCAACGCCGACAACCGACATGTAGAGACCGATCCGCCGATAGGCGCGCGCACTGGCCGAGACATCGAGATATGCCTCGAACGCCCCAATAACGGTTCCTGTTTTGCCGCCGGTTCCATTATCCGAACCGGCCCCCCGGCTGAAGACCGGCAGATAGGTTTCGGCGACAATGACGGGTTCCACCGCACCGTCCGCAGGCAGTATCTCGATTGCCGCGTGCGGTTCGCCCCGGAGCACCTGATCCGCCCAATAGGCGGACGTATTGACCCGGCCGACCTCCTCCGCATTCGAGGAGGCGACGGCACGGCCGTTCTGATCGAATATGACAAAATCCCGCAACCCGCCGAGCCGGGACGCCAGCGCGATGGTGCGACGGTCGGCCTCGGAGAGGCTCTTTCCCTGGAGCACGGGTACAATCGATTCCAGATGCGCGACAATGCCGTTGGTCCAGCGTACCCCCATGGAAATTGCATCGCGCTCAAGCAGAGCGGTCTGGATACGATTGACAGCCAACACCATCAGGATTGCGGCCAGTGCCAGCACGGCCACGATCAAACCGATCAAGGCGCCGAAACCCGGTCCTCGTCCACTGTCCGGCAGCGATCTGTCGAGATGATGTTTTGCGGCAAGCGCCATAGGTCAGCCAGAAACGAAGGAGCCGATAACGCCACCATGCCCGGCCGCTGCCAGAGGCGAAATGACTTGCATCAATCCGGATCTCTGACACGCCGGGCTCGGTGACGGGATCAAAAAAACGATCCGGCGCAGCAATCTTGGAAATTCAGGCTTAGTCTTCCCCGGGCGGGATCACCCTCGGGTCGCCATAGCCGAAATGTTCGGCATACGGGGCAAGTGTGTCCAGATAAGGCGCCATCTGGTCCCGGTATCGTACCCATCGGCCAACGGCGCGCGTATAGATCGGCTCCGAAACCTGCCGGAAACTGGGGGTGCGGATCATCCCGCGCGCCTTGGCGTGCGCCGTGTGATCGAGAACCGCGTCGGTCCAGTCGAGACCGAGGAAGCTTGTCACCCGCCGGGCAGTTCCTTCCGTGTCCGCAACGAGATCCTCGTAGCGCACGGTAATATGGTCGGGCGACAGTGTCCGCTCGATCTCCTGCCACAGCGCCATGACGCGCGCATAGAAACCGGCGGCGCCCTCCATCGAGGTGAAACTGGCCATCGCCGAGTTCAGCCGTATCGACTGCATGAAGCAACTCAGGCAGCAATCGCACGGATGGCGCAGGGACAGGATCACCTTGGCATTCGGATAGAGCCTGAGAGCAAGCGGAAGATAGACGATATTGAGCGGCATCTTGTCGATCACCACACGCGGCCGGCTCCCCTCTTCGCCAGCCCAGCGCGCCAGCTTGGCACGGTATTCCGCGCGCAGCCGGTCGGCGTCAGCCTCATTGAGCGCGGCAAGACGTTCGGCCAGCGTTCCTGCGCCCAGCGCCGCGAACCCGGCCCCGACGCTGGAGAGCACCGGCTGCTCCTCGATCACCCGCGCATCCGGATGGGCATCCAGAATCTGGTCGAGCAATGTTGTCCCGGAGCGCGGAAAACCGACCATGAATACGGCGGGCGGCTCCGCTTCCGGAAGCGGCGTCCAGCGGGTCGGCCACCCGTCCGATATCGCCCTCTCATAGGCATTGAGCGTGTTCAAAAACAGGCGCGGGTCGGCAGTACCCGACGGCGCGCGCTGGACCGCGATCTCATTGCCATGCTCGAAGCGAGCCCAGGCCTCATCATATTGCCCGAGCCGGTCGAGAACGGTCCCCAGCTCAAACTCGACGGCATCGCGCCCCGCCTCACCGTCCAGCGCCTCCGGCAAAGCCTGCAAGCGATGCAGCGCGCCTTCGAGATCGCCCTGGCGACGCTCGACAATCGAGAGAAACACCGCACTGACATGATCCTCGGCGTCAATGATCAGAGCCCGGCGGGCCGCCCTGCCGGCGAGCTCAAGCTTCGAAAGTGTCTCGGCAAAGCCCGCCATGCGCCGCCAGGCCAGGTTAGTCCCCGGCTCGGCAATCACGGCCCGGCGCAACTCCGTCTCGGCTTCTCTCTCACGGCCGGATTCACGCAGAATCACGGCGAGATTGACCCGTACCCACGCCATGTTCGGATCGGCATGCAGGGCATCCCCGGCAGCGCGCTCCGCTTCACGGAGTCGCCCCAATTCCTGATAACTGCTTGCAAGGGCACCCAGCGCCTCTGCCTTGCCCGGATGCGTCAGCGCCCAGAGCGCAGTCGCCCTGTGACGGCCGGCCAGAGGTTCTGCAGTGGAGGCAACAGTCAACAAAGCCGTCGCGGATGGGGACGCCGGATCAAGCAGCACAGCCCGCCGCGCCGCCGTCAGGGCAAGCAAGGGCACTCCAGCCCGCAATCCCGCCGCCGCCGCCTGAACCCATCCACCC contains these protein-coding regions:
- a CDS encoding hydantoinase/oxoprolinase family protein encodes the protein MISLKAPWRIGVDVGGTFTDMVIAGADGALHVFKVPSVPSDPARGVMNAVAKAAADLGLSEAEFLGQCAFFAHGSTVATNTLLERKGVRVGLLTTEGFRDSLEIRRGIRTNPWDHRTPYPEVLVPRYLRRPVAGRLDTHGKELAPLDLDQVRAVGERFRAEGVEAVAICLLNAFANPAHEEAAAEVLAGSWGGDWIARSSAVAPIIGEYERSSTTVVSAYVAPRVVGYLQELEATLADSGLRHKLFMLQSNGGAVSVGQIAERPVNLILSGPAAGVGSMRHLAEVSGHDDLLSMEIGGTSCDVMLMGAGRIAITDELSVADYDLVIPSVDIHTVGAGGGTIAGVDGAGMLFAGPEGAGARPGPACYGHGGTEPTVTDANLVLGRLKPGAYAGGSVTLDREKARAAVRTRVAEPLGLSVEDGAAGIIRLVEQNLLHAVERISVQRGQNPRRFRLVACGGAGPMHGAPVGRRLGCAAVYVPRQAGAFCALGMLHSDVRQDFMDVHFQDLDTIPEQPVEARYAALEDRARSLLSDEGFAAAEMRTERELDLRYDGQQWDLRIPVAPQDSAEEIRAAFEQEYAQRFGHLVPGGRILITALRVVGKGLLPPLAEARLPKAAGVAEPVEHRPVFIDEQHGTMRADIYRGVDLLPGHTMAGPLLIEEETTTIFAGPGDRVTVDAAGNYLVTFEDREDAA
- a CDS encoding alanine--glyoxylate aminotransferase family protein; translated protein: MSKTMSASSTGASLPYRLRLPGPTAVPSRVLQAAAQPMIAHRGPEFLARFKAIQNRLQPILGRSGVPPFIFSSTGIGAMESGIINVAGPGQRVLIATNGQWGPVFRRLSEGIGAEVDEVVTAVGDPIDLDGVRRALGEKSYAAVVTVHSESSTGALTDLKSLGGIVAETESVLVCDSVSGLGGAEMRADEWGVDVVLSASQKCLMCPPGLGIASISEKAWGIIERDDRGPRGYFDYRRFRPMAEKGEPTYTAPVAMLNALDEALTMIGEEGLDATLARHLRLNRALTAGLEALGFSVFPTGTPSPTLVVVKTPDGVSAPALIDHLAERYNCMIAGTRFEDLKDRLVRIGTMGWVDEADILTDLEQIAAALSDLGAKADKDGALAASKAVFAG
- a CDS encoding response regulator translates to MTSRGENQYEEIDVLVVEDDEFQRSLIVQALQVLGFPVIREAGDGEEGLKACVAKLPGLILCDIEMQPMDGMAFLKALRRTKSAAVREIPIVFLTSHNESETVQEAVAAGVDAFIIKPLTLKKLKGRLDAIFANPRF
- a CDS encoding hybrid sensor histidine kinase/response regulator; translated protein: MALAAKHHLDRSLPDSGRGPGFGALIGLIVAVLALAAILMVLAVNRIQTALLERDAISMGVRWTNGIVAHLESIVPVLQGKSLSEADRRTIALASRLGGLRDFVIFDQNGRAVASSNAEEVGRVNTSAYWADQVLRGEPHAAIEILPADGAVEPVIVAETYLPVFSRGAGSDNGTGGKTGTVIGAFEAYLDVSASARAYRRIGLYMSVVGVALILFSGGIAIAFVWRNAAYRSERENSLALARRAAEASNAAKSSFLATMSHEIRTPMSGVLATLELLERTPLNAGQRDMLTVIRRSAGALLELLNQILDLSKIEAGKFDLSIAPFSLAEMAGQAVAVLRPAASRKSISLDLVIARDLPDVVCGDEARLRQILLNLVGNAIKFTESGKVTVSLQPDKAVKDGISISVTDTGLGMERADLDRLFKPFEQADSSTTRRFGGTGLGLAITRQLADLMGGHISVTSTPGRGSAFRLVLPLPESSEAAASAAQDIFETPQLSLSVLVADDDETNRWVMGRQLEQFGCSATIVENGAEALERWRQNPGKWDVLITDWHMPELDGLGLLRALRAEALAARAEARLLIMTAAGLPEDVALARDAGADEVLIKPVSLRVLARALAPGSGGDVFGSGELPDREAALPDPAVLDTRDLAEMCGGDQSMLEQALSRFAVRLEESLKLLQVGAKPADIAGEAHKLKGAAAAVGAVRLAAAAGELETLFRRNGGTPDPEDFASLQQEAQTLRKALAAYRTNEGKAET
- a CDS encoding tetratricopeptide repeat-containing sulfotransferase family protein, translating into MSAFAADPDYLTETRRLMADAQAAFERGDLAGSADGFMRVARRHPAAVGGWVQAAAAGLRAGVPLLALTAARRAVLLDPASPSATALLTVASTAEPLAGRHRATALWALTHPGKAEALGALASSYQELGRLREAERAAGDALHADPNMAWVRVNLAVILRESGREREAETELRRAVIAEPGTNLAWRRMAGFAETLSKLELAGRAARRALIIDAEDHVSAVFLSIVERRQGDLEGALHRLQALPEALDGEAGRDAVEFELGTVLDRLGQYDEAWARFEHGNEIAVQRAPSGTADPRLFLNTLNAYERAISDGWPTRWTPLPEAEPPAVFMVGFPRSGTTLLDQILDAHPDARVIEEQPVLSSVGAGFAALGAGTLAERLAALNEADADRLRAEYRAKLARWAGEEGSRPRVVIDKMPLNIVYLPLALRLYPNAKVILSLRHPCDCCLSCFMQSIRLNSAMASFTSMEGAAGFYARVMALWQEIERTLSPDHITVRYEDLVADTEGTARRVTSFLGLDWTDAVLDHTAHAKARGMIRTPSFRQVSEPIYTRAVGRWVRYRDQMAPYLDTLAPYAEHFGYGDPRVIPPGED